From a single Lolium rigidum isolate FL_2022 chromosome 7, APGP_CSIRO_Lrig_0.1, whole genome shotgun sequence genomic region:
- the LOC124671261 gene encoding G-type lectin S-receptor-like serine/threonine-protein kinase At1g11330, whose amino-acid sequence MSIHYIPIFFLLFLSSFCKSDDQLTHAKPLTHSDMLISNSGDFALGFFSPTSINNSFYLGIWYHSLPGPRTVVWVANRDNPITTHSSATLIINNSSDLVLSDSHGHSIWRTETNITAGATRAHAVLLDQGNFVLRLPNGMDIWQSFHYPTDTILPAMKFVFSYKAKIVGRLVAWKGLDDPSSGDFSYSGDPSSPYLQVLTWNKTIPYCRMGVWNGVPVAGGRILTNTSSILSQTVVNTGDEFYFVYAISNNLPFTRVMLDYTGNVKILSWNSHSSSWALAGKRPSAACDLYASCGPFSYCDFTQNVPSCQCLDGFQPNGINFPRGCSRKTALKCERQSHFVQFPEMKVPGNFLHIRNKSFDQCEAVCNHNCSCTAFAYANMSDGSAMADTSRCLVWSGELIDIGKIPNGENLHIRLADTAVDKKVSSVKITLPIIACLLLLSCIALVWIYKYRGKRRNEETQKKMMLGYFSTSNELGGENTEFPFVNFKDILSATNFFANSNLIGRGGFGKVYKGTLEGGKEVAVKRLSKGSGQGTVEFKNEVVLISKLQHKNLVRLLGCCIHEDEKLLIYEYLPNKSLDAFLFDVAQKHVLDWFTRFKIIKGISRGLLYLHQDSTLTIIHRDLKTSNILLDTEMTPKISDFGMARIFGANQNQANTTRVVGTCTFLADSLSNVLNSGYMSPEYAMGGAFSVKSDTYSFGVLLLEIVSGLKISSSHLIANFCGLIAYTWRLWEDGKAIELVDSSVLASCPHDEVLRCIHVALLCVQDRASDRPLISSVIFMLENKTTFLPAPKQPVYFAVSNCGDGEGSESMENSLNGVSITTLKGR is encoded by the exons ATGTCTATCCACTACAttcccatcttcttcctcctattCTTGAGTTCCTTCTGCAAATCCGATGACCAGCTGACACATGCAAAGCCACTCACCCACAGCGACATGCTAATCTCCAATAGCGGGGACTTTGCTCTCGGCTTCTTCTCTCCCACCAGTATCAACAACAGCTTTTACCTTGGCATATGGTACCACAGCCTCCCTGGACCACGCACCGTTGTGTGGGTGGCCAACCGAGACAATCCAATCACCACCCATTCATCTGCGACGTTAATCATCAACAACAGTTCTGATCTGGTGCTGTCTGACTCCCATGGCCACAGTATATGGAGGACGGAGACCAATATCACCGCTGGAGCCACCAGAGCCCATGCAGTGCTACTTGACCAGGGGAACTTTGTCCTTCGCTTGCCGAATGGCATGGACATATGGCAGAGCTTCCATTATCCGACTGACACAATACTTCCAGCCATGAAATTTGTGTTCAGCTACAAGGCAAAAATCGTCGGGCGGCTCGTTGCTTGGAAGGGCTTGGATGATCCATCCTCTGGGGACTTTTCATACAGTGGCGACCCTAGCTCTCCGTATCTTCAAGTATTGACTTGGAACAAGACCATCCCATACTGTCGCATGGGTGTGTGGAATGGTGTGCCAGTAGCCGGTGGCAGAATATTGACCAACACCAGCTCCATCTTGTCCCAAACGGTCGTCAACACCGGAGATGAGTTCTACTTCGTGTACGCAATCTCCAACAACTTACCATTCACACGCGTCATGCTTGACTATACTGGTAACGTGAAGATTTTAAGCTGGAATAGTCACTCATCATCATGGGCACTCGCCGGTAAACGCCCCTCTGCTGCATGCGACCTCTATGCCTCGTGTGGTCCGTTCAGTTATTGCGACTTCACTCAGAATGTCCCGTCGTGCCAATGCCTTGATGGGTTTCAACCCAACGGTATTAATTTTCCAAGAGGATGTAGCAGAAAAACAGCGCTAAAATGCGAAAGACAGAGTCATTTCGTACAATTTCCTGAAATGAAGGTTCCTGGAAATTTCTTGCACATACGGAACAAAAGCTTTGATCAATGCGAGGCCGTGTGCAACCACAACTGCTCCTGCACGGCTTTCGCTTATGCCAATATGAGCGATGGCAGTGCTATGGCCGACACGTCAAGATGTTTGGTTTGGTCAGGGGAGCTTATCGACATTGGTAAGATACCCAACGGCGAGAACCTACACATCCGACTTGCCGATACTGCTG TTGACAAGAAGGTCAGTTCAGTGAAGATTACACTCCCGATTATAGCATGCCTACTGCTACTATCATGCATAGCCCTCGTCTGGATATACAAATACAGAG GTAAACGGCGAAATGAGGAGACCCAGAAGAAAATGATGCTAGGATACTTTAGCACGTCCAATGAGCTCGGAGGAGAAAATACAGAATTTCCATTTGTTAACTTCAAAGACATCCTTTCAGCCACAAACTTCTTTGCTAACTCCAACTTGATTGGACGGGGAGGTTTTGGCAAAGTTTACAAG GGAACACTAGAGGGTGGAAAGGAGGTAGCTGTCAAAAGGCTTAGTAAGGGTTCTGGACAAGGTACAGTGGAGTTCAAAAATGAAGTAGTTCTAATCTCCAAACTACAGCACAAGAACCTGGTCAGGCTTCTTGGATGCTGCATTCATGAAGATGAGAAGTTACTGATCTACGAATATTTACCTAACAAAAGTCTGGATGCCTTTCTTTTTG ATGTTGCACAAAAGCACGTACTTGATTGGTTCACACGGTTCAAAATAATTAAAGGGATATCAAGAGGCCTTCTTTATCTCCATCAAGATTCAACATTAACAATAATCCACAGAGATCTTAAAACAAGCAACATCTTGTTGGACACAGAGATGACTCCCAAAATTTCAGATTTCGGTATGGCAAGAATCTTTGGTGCAAACCAGAACCAAGCAAACACGACCCGGGTTGTTGGGAC TTGTACATTTCTTGCTGATAGTTTGTCGAACGTTTTAAACAGCGGCTATATGTCACCTGAATATGCGATGGGAGGTGCTTTTTCTGTAAAATCAGACACATATAGCTTTGGTGTTCTTCTCCTGGAGATTGTTAGTGGATTGAAGATCAGCTCATCCCATCTCATAGCAAACTTTTGTGGTCTTATTGCTTAT ACATGGAGATTATGGGAAGATGGAAAAGCAATTGAATTGGTAGACTCTTCAGTTTTGGCAAGCTGCCCGCATGACGAAGTTCTACGGTGTATCCATGTGGCACTCTTGTGTGTTCAAGACCGTGCCAGCGATAGGCCCCTAATATCATCAGTTATTTTTATGTTAGAAAACAAAACTACGTTCCTTCCGGCTCCAAAGCAACCTGTATATTTTGCAGTGAGTAACTGTGGAGATGGAGAAGGAAGTGAGAGCATGGAGAATTCCTTGAATGGAGTAAGTATCACAACACTCAAGGGCCGTTAA